One Brassica napus cultivar Da-Ae chromosome C4, Da-Ae, whole genome shotgun sequence genomic region harbors:
- the LOC106450925 gene encoding mitogen-activated protein kinase 12, whose translation MSGESSSCSTDHCIKVVPTHGGRYIQYNVYGQLFEVSRKYVPPIRPIGRGACGIVCAAVNSVSGEKVAIKKIGNAFDNIIDAKRALREIKLLRHMDHENVIAIKDIVRPPQRDVFNDVYIVYELMDTDLQRVLHSKQTLSHDQCRFFVYQLLRGLKYVHSANILHRDLRPSNVLLNSKHELKIGDFGLARTTSDTDFMTEYVVTRWYRAPELLLNCSEYTAAIDIWSVGCIFGEIMTGQPLFPGKDYVHQLRLITELVGSPDNSSLGFLRSDNARRYVRQLPRYPKQEFAARFPKVPPTAIDLLERMLVFDPNRRISVDEALGHAYLSPHHDVAKEPVCPTPFSFDFEHPSCTEEHIKELIYKESVKFNPDH comes from the exons ATGTCAGGAGAATCAAGCTCTTGTTCTACCGACCATTGCATCAAAGTTGTACCAACACACGGAGGCCGCTATATTCAGTACAACGTTTACGGACAGCTCTTTGAAGTTTCAAGAAAGTATGTCCCTCCTATCCGTCCCATCGGTAGAGGCGCTTGCGGTATCGTCTG TGCTGCGGTGAACTCAGTGAGTGGAGAGAAAGTGGCAATTAAAAAGATCGGTAATGCTTTTGATAACATTATTGATGCTAAGAGAGCTCTACGtgaaatcaagcttctcaggCACATGGATCATGAGAAC GTCATAGCCATCAAAGATATTGTAAGACCTCCGCAACGAGATGTATTCAACGACGTTTACATTGTCTATGAGTTAATGGACACTGATCTTCAACGAGTCCTCCATTCTAAACAAACCTTAAGCCATGACCAGTGCCGC TTCTTTGTGTACCAGCTCTTAAGAGGGCTCAAGTACGTGCACTCGGCCAACATATTACATCGTGATCTAAGGCCAAGCAACGTGCTGCTTAACTCCAAACACGAGCTAAAGATCGGTGACTTTGGGCTTGCGAGAACAACTTCAGACACAGACTTTATGACTGAGTATGTTGTTACTCGTTGGTACAGAGCTCCTGAGCTGCTTCTTAACTGCTCGGAGTACACTGCAGCTATTGATATATGGTCTGTTGGTTGCATATTCGGTGAAATCATGACGGGGCAACCGTTGTTCCCTGGAAAAGATTATGTTCATCAGCTTAGGCTTATCACAGAG CTTGTAGGCTCTCCAGACAACTCCAGTCTCGGTTTCCTTCGCAGTGACAACGCGAGAAGATACGTGAGGCAGCTTCCACGATACCCTAAACAAGAGTTTGCTGCTAGATTCCCGAAAGTGCCTCCTACTGCCATCGACTTGCTGGAGAGAATGCTTGTCTTTGATCCAAATCGACGTATATCAG TCGATGAAGCTCTTGGCCATGCTTACCTATCACCGCACCACGATGTGGCCAAAGAACCAGTGTGTCCGACTCCTTTCAGCTTCGACTTCGAGCATCCTTCGTGCACGGAAGAACACATAAAAGAGCTTATCTACAAGGAGTCTGTCAAATTCAATCCTGACCATTGA
- the LOC106450928 gene encoding protein BPS1, chloroplastic: MSRPHDPPRGFFPFGNPFRLLSPKSSALSPWLLSLLTGFELLLAERLKKLIPKNKDDILTLSWMKLAMESLCETHKNINTLITDLHLPVSDWEEKWVDVYLDISVKLLDLCNAFSSELTRLNQGDLYLKCVLHSLQSGSGEKKYLQSRSSLDSWRQHVNANNARIETCREVLDCLAKSLTLPRVKSSAKGKVLMRAFYGVKVQTVYICSVFTAAWSDSTNDLFDLHVSEKPLWAKVFTDMQGVVNGEIRDLLSSGRSTILKELERVDASVEKLYPMIQDGVDDPVEVETFKDCVMELGIQAEKLSQGLDQLLEEVESFFKMILSGRDVLLCNLRSSDLISGNVFGEYVG; this comes from the coding sequence ATGAGCCGACCACATGATCCACCACGAGGTTTCTTCCCATTTGGGAACCCCTTTCGGTTGCTATCACCAAAGAGCTCAGCTTTATCCCCCTGGCTGCTCTCTCTACTCACCGGCTTTGAGTTGCTTTTAGCAGAGAGGCTAAAGAAACTCATCCCCAAGAACAAAGACGACATCCTCACTCTATCATGGATGAAGCTAGCTATGGAGTCCCTCTGCGAGACTCATAAGAACATCAACACACTCATCACTGACCTCCACCTTCCCGTCTCTGATTGGGAAGAGAAATGGGTTGATGTTTATCTAGATATAAGCGTCAAGTTGCTAGACCTCTGCAACGCCTTTAGCTCGGAGCTCACAAGACTCAACCAGGGAGATCTCTACCTCAAATGTGTTCTTCACAGTTTACAGTCTGGTTCCGGGGAGAAGAAGTATCTTCAATCTCGGTCTTCTCTTGATAGCTGGAGGCAACATGTGAACGCAAACAACGCTAGGATTGAAACCTGCCGTGAGGTGCTAGACTGTCTTGCTAAGTCTCTGACCTTGCCTAGAGTCAAGAGCTCGGCGAAAGGGAAGGTTCTTATGAGGGCTTTCTACGGTGTGAAGGTTCAAACGGTTTATATCTGCAGCGTATTCACCGCGGCCTGGTCTGATTCCACTAATGATCTTTTTGACTTACATGTCTCTGAGAAGCCGTTGTGGGCAAAGGTCTTCACTGATATGCAGGGCGTTGTGAACGGTGAGATCAGAGACTTGTTGTCTTCAGGTAGAAGTACGATTCTCAAAGAGCTGGAGAGGGTTGATGCTAGTGTGGAGAAGCTGTACCCGATGATTCAAGATGGTGTTGATGATCCTGTGGAAGTTGAGACTTTTAAGGACTGTGTGATGGAGTTGGGGATACAAGCTGAGAAACTGTCTCAGGGTTTGGATCAGTTACTAGAGGAAGTTGAGAGTTTCTTCAAAATGATTTTAAGTGGACGAGATGTGTTGCTTTGTAATCTTAGGTCAAGTGACTTAATCTCTGGCAATGTATTTGGAGAATATGTAGGTTAA
- the LOC106450926 gene encoding sphingoid long-chain bases kinase 2, mitochondrial isoform X1, whose translation MLRSNCCISIRPCTAKQPSFHRLQHSISSSLSSGRITLHGGDGSVSSSRLRDLVFVVNPQGANGRTAKEWKKLLPYLRTRLGKDCNIKESLTSGPSHAIDITREAIRDGADAVIAVGGDGTLHEVVNGFFLEGKPVGNLNGEATHSAALGLIPLGTGSDFARTFGWKNDPCEAVERIAKGMSLKTFEKLGQIMCNYACNFAGVRSRVDVGVINHEESDLHYFINVADVHLSAKAGFYASKYKKFGSLCYVIGALQAFMGHHNRDMRIKVNGGEWEIYPQVTALCVGNAKYFGGGMKITPNAVPGNGNLEVVVLQDFKWYDFILKLHKLYNGTHLSVNNVSSRSVQSIEIEEISESGSVYVQSDGEHLGFLPRKFQVLPGAIDMIS comes from the exons ATGCTACGATCCAATTGCTGCATTTCAATTCGCCCTTGCACGGCGAAACAACCTTCGTTCCATAGGCTACAGCACTCTATCTCCTCCAGTCTCTCCTCTGGTCGCATCACCCTTCACGGTGGTGATGGTTCCGTCTCCTCCTCCCGACTCCGTGATCTCGTTTTCGTCGTAAACCCTCAAG GAGCTAACGGTAGAACAGCTAAGGAGTGGAAGAAGTTGCTTCCTTACCTTCGAACTCGTCTTGGTAAAGACTGTAAT ATAAAAGAATCTTTAACATCGGGTCCTTCTCATGCCATTGACATTACAAGAGAG GCTATTAGGGATGGTGCAGATGCTGTGATTGCGGTAGGAGGTGATGGAACACTGCATGAG gTCGTTAATGGTTTCTTTTTGGAGGGAAAACCTGTCGGTAATCTCAACGGCGAAGCTACTCATTCGGCTGCACTTGGT CTGATTCCATTAGGTACTGGCTCGGATTTTGCTAGGACATTTGGTTG GAAAAATGATCCTTGTGAAGCGGTGGAGCGCATTGCTAAAGGTATGTCACTGAAAACATTCGAGAAGTTAGGACAAATCATGTGTAATTATGCCTGTAATTTTGCAGGTGTACGATCACGTGTTGATGTTGGTGTTATCAACCATGAAGAAAGTGATTTGCATTACTTCATTAACGTTGCTGATGTTCACTT GAGCGCAAAGGCAGGTTTTTACGCGTCAAAGTACAAAAAATTCGGAAGCTTGTGCTACGTTATCGGTGCCCTCCAAGCTTTTATGGGACATCACAACCGAGACATGAGAATCAAG GTTAATGGAGGGGAATGGGAGATATATCCTCAAGTCACCGCTCTCTGCGTTGGAAACGCTAAGTACTTTGGTGGTGGAATGAAGATCACTCCCAACGCTGTCCCCGGAAATGGAAATCTTGAG GTTGTGGTTCTTCAAGACTTCAAGTGGTATGATTTCATACTGAAACTTCACAAGCTATACAACGGGACGCATCTCTCTGTTAACAATGTGAGCTCAAGAAG TGTACAAAGCATCGAAATTGAGGAGATTTCAGAGAGTGGAAGTGTCTATGTTCAGTCAGATGGAGAACACCTTGGATTCCTACCTAGAAAGTTTCAGGTTTTACCCGGTGCCATCGACATGATCAGCTGA
- the LOC106450926 gene encoding sphingoid long-chain bases kinase 2, mitochondrial isoform X2, translating to MLRSNCCISIRPCTAKQPSFHRLQHSISSSLSSGRITLHGGDGSVSSSRLRDLVFVVNPQGANGRTAKEWKKLLPYLRTRLGKDCNIKESLTSGPSHAIDITREAIRDGADAVIAVGGDGTLHEVVNGFFLEGKPVGNLNGEATHSAALGLIPLGTGSDFARTFGWKNDPCEAVERIAKGVRSRVDVGVINHEESDLHYFINVADVHLSAKAGFYASKYKKFGSLCYVIGALQAFMGHHNRDMRIKVNGGEWEIYPQVTALCVGNAKYFGGGMKITPNAVPGNGNLEVVVLQDFKWYDFILKLHKLYNGTHLSVNNVSSRSVQSIEIEEISESGSVYVQSDGEHLGFLPRKFQVLPGAIDMIS from the exons ATGCTACGATCCAATTGCTGCATTTCAATTCGCCCTTGCACGGCGAAACAACCTTCGTTCCATAGGCTACAGCACTCTATCTCCTCCAGTCTCTCCTCTGGTCGCATCACCCTTCACGGTGGTGATGGTTCCGTCTCCTCCTCCCGACTCCGTGATCTCGTTTTCGTCGTAAACCCTCAAG GAGCTAACGGTAGAACAGCTAAGGAGTGGAAGAAGTTGCTTCCTTACCTTCGAACTCGTCTTGGTAAAGACTGTAAT ATAAAAGAATCTTTAACATCGGGTCCTTCTCATGCCATTGACATTACAAGAGAG GCTATTAGGGATGGTGCAGATGCTGTGATTGCGGTAGGAGGTGATGGAACACTGCATGAG gTCGTTAATGGTTTCTTTTTGGAGGGAAAACCTGTCGGTAATCTCAACGGCGAAGCTACTCATTCGGCTGCACTTGGT CTGATTCCATTAGGTACTGGCTCGGATTTTGCTAGGACATTTGGTTG GAAAAATGATCCTTGTGAAGCGGTGGAGCGCATTGCTAAAG GTGTACGATCACGTGTTGATGTTGGTGTTATCAACCATGAAGAAAGTGATTTGCATTACTTCATTAACGTTGCTGATGTTCACTT GAGCGCAAAGGCAGGTTTTTACGCGTCAAAGTACAAAAAATTCGGAAGCTTGTGCTACGTTATCGGTGCCCTCCAAGCTTTTATGGGACATCACAACCGAGACATGAGAATCAAG GTTAATGGAGGGGAATGGGAGATATATCCTCAAGTCACCGCTCTCTGCGTTGGAAACGCTAAGTACTTTGGTGGTGGAATGAAGATCACTCCCAACGCTGTCCCCGGAAATGGAAATCTTGAG GTTGTGGTTCTTCAAGACTTCAAGTGGTATGATTTCATACTGAAACTTCACAAGCTATACAACGGGACGCATCTCTCTGTTAACAATGTGAGCTCAAGAAG TGTACAAAGCATCGAAATTGAGGAGATTTCAGAGAGTGGAAGTGTCTATGTTCAGTCAGATGGAGAACACCTTGGATTCCTACCTAGAAAGTTTCAGGTTTTACCCGGTGCCATCGACATGATCAGCTGA
- the LOC106450930 gene encoding uncharacterized protein LOC106450930 isoform X3 — translation MVSSSLSFHSIAAATVNPIYAVRSTFRRNSRQYFSTGVSCRGQSPPTNEPQTTTSKGGGEPENVLLKIAWYGSELLGIAASAFRSPASPPPPTTTEQDYEIPVDCSGRAVRVAVVDSIKHDFKRSYFVTGDLTPAVYEEKCEFADPAGSFKGLARFKRNCTNFGSLIEKSNMKLMKWENFEEKGVGHWKFSCVMSFPWKPILSDMWSIGMSLRLLCSSNY, via the exons ATggtatcttcttctctttcctttCATTCCATCGCCGCCGCCACCGTCAACCCCATCTATGCTGTCCGTTCAACCTTCCGCCGCAACAGCCGCCAATATTTCTCAACTGGAGTGAGTTGCAGAGGACAGAGTCCTCCTACTAACGAGCCACAGACAACAACAAGTAAAGGAGGAGGCGAGCCGGAGAATGTTCTGCTCAAAATCGCTTGGTACGGCTCAGAGCTACTCGGAATCGCCGCTTCAGCTTTCAGGTCTCCGgcgtctcctcctcctcctactACGACTGAGCAAGACTATGAGATTCCGGTTGATTGTTCGGGACGAGCCGTTCGTGTAGCTGTCGTGGACTCGATCAAACACGACTTCAAGCGGTCGTATTTCGTCACAG GGGACTTGACGCCGGCGGTGTACGAGGAGAAGTGTGAGTTCGCTGATCCAGCTGGTTCCTTCAAGGGACTTGCTCGTTTCAAAAGGAACTGCACTAACTTCGGATCATTGATTGAGAAATCAAACATGAAGCTAATGAAATGGGAGAACTTCGAG GAGAAAGGAGTTGGGCATTGGAAGTTTAGCTGTGTCATGTCGTTTCCATGGAAACCCATTCTCTCAG ACATGTGGAGCATTGGAATGTCCCTAAGATTGCTTTGTTCAAGCAACTACTGA
- the LOC106450930 gene encoding uncharacterized protein LOC106450930 isoform X2 — protein sequence MVSSSLSFHSIAAATVNPIYAVRSTFRRNSRQYFSTGVSCRGQSPPTNEPQTTTSKGGGEPENVLLKIAWYGSELLGIAASAFRSPASPPPPTTTEQDYEIPVDCSGRAVRVAVVDSIKHDFKRSYFVTGDLTPAVYEEKCEFADPAGSFKGLARFKRNCTNFGSLIEKSNMKLMKWENFEEKGVGHWKFSCVMSFPWKPILSATGYTEYYFDMESGKICRHVEHWNVPKIALFKQLLRPSRGLMGTTQN from the exons ATggtatcttcttctctttcctttCATTCCATCGCCGCCGCCACCGTCAACCCCATCTATGCTGTCCGTTCAACCTTCCGCCGCAACAGCCGCCAATATTTCTCAACTGGAGTGAGTTGCAGAGGACAGAGTCCTCCTACTAACGAGCCACAGACAACAACAAGTAAAGGAGGAGGCGAGCCGGAGAATGTTCTGCTCAAAATCGCTTGGTACGGCTCAGAGCTACTCGGAATCGCCGCTTCAGCTTTCAGGTCTCCGgcgtctcctcctcctcctactACGACTGAGCAAGACTATGAGATTCCGGTTGATTGTTCGGGACGAGCCGTTCGTGTAGCTGTCGTGGACTCGATCAAACACGACTTCAAGCGGTCGTATTTCGTCACAG GGGACTTGACGCCGGCGGTGTACGAGGAGAAGTGTGAGTTCGCTGATCCAGCTGGTTCCTTCAAGGGACTTGCTCGTTTCAAAAGGAACTGCACTAACTTCGGATCATTGATTGAGAAATCAAACATGAAGCTAATGAAATGGGAGAACTTCGAG GAGAAAGGAGTTGGGCATTGGAAGTTTAGCTGTGTCATGTCGTTTCCATGGAAACCCATTCTCTCAG ctacCGGTTACACTGAGTATTACTTTGACATGGAATCCGGAAAAATATGCAG ACATGTGGAGCATTGGAATGTCCCTAAGATTGCTTTGTTCAAGCAACTACTGAGACCTAGCCGTGGACTAATGGGGACGACACAAAACTAG
- the LOC106450930 gene encoding uncharacterized protein LOC106450930 isoform X1, translating to MVSSSLSFHSIAAATVNPIYAVRSTFRRNSRQYFSTGVSCRGQSPPTNEPQTTTSKGGGEPENVLLKIAWYGSELLGIAASAFRSPASPPPPTTTEQDYEIPVDCSGRAVRVAVVDSIKHDFKRSYFVTGDLTPAVYEEKCEFADPAGSFKGLARFKRNCTNFGSLIEKSNMKLMKWENFEEKGVGHWKFSCVMSFPWKPILSGKMISSELIISKFLSFSITDVWAYARHVEHWNVPKIALFKQLLRPSRGLMGTTQN from the exons ATggtatcttcttctctttcctttCATTCCATCGCCGCCGCCACCGTCAACCCCATCTATGCTGTCCGTTCAACCTTCCGCCGCAACAGCCGCCAATATTTCTCAACTGGAGTGAGTTGCAGAGGACAGAGTCCTCCTACTAACGAGCCACAGACAACAACAAGTAAAGGAGGAGGCGAGCCGGAGAATGTTCTGCTCAAAATCGCTTGGTACGGCTCAGAGCTACTCGGAATCGCCGCTTCAGCTTTCAGGTCTCCGgcgtctcctcctcctcctactACGACTGAGCAAGACTATGAGATTCCGGTTGATTGTTCGGGACGAGCCGTTCGTGTAGCTGTCGTGGACTCGATCAAACACGACTTCAAGCGGTCGTATTTCGTCACAG GGGACTTGACGCCGGCGGTGTACGAGGAGAAGTGTGAGTTCGCTGATCCAGCTGGTTCCTTCAAGGGACTTGCTCGTTTCAAAAGGAACTGCACTAACTTCGGATCATTGATTGAGAAATCAAACATGAAGCTAATGAAATGGGAGAACTTCGAG GAGAAAGGAGTTGGGCATTGGAAGTTTAGCTGTGTCATGTCGTTTCCATGGAAACCCATTCTCTCAG GTAAAATGATTAGCTCTGAGCTCATCATATCAAAGTTTTTATCTTTCTCAATTACTGATGTATGGGCTTATGCAAGACATGTGGAGCATTGGAATGTCCCTAAGATTGCTTTGTTCAAGCAACTACTGAGACCTAGCCGTGGACTAATGGGGACGACACAAAACTAG
- the LOC106450929 gene encoding staphylococcal-like nuclease CAN2, which translates to MGNALGYLYGKCYKPTTDDDSLGPHGVSAATVGVSALAHDLFNFEITSQVPEGLGRYVVSSRKAQANWYRKILEAWKQAKPPPQTAEDASRLVIEILKRHQNADVEGLLSFYGLPLPDTLVELSTEPPPGSWPEGVLSEFQTLPVDPKAVADGDTITVYVSTSDPVVSSSVPREVNVAAVKRAKARERKDYTKADALHQKMIDSGYRVLNIQNEEVLARKFRIRLRGIDAPESQMPYGKEAQEELLKIVQWKSLKVLVYGEDRYGRCVGDLYCNGVFVQEAMLKKGLAWHYVAYDKRVVLAEWEKEARQKRIGLWASSNPEKPWDWRKNNRRE; encoded by the exons ATGGGTAACGCTCTTGGATACCTCTACGGAAAATGCTACAAACCCACCACGGACGACGACTCTCTCGGTCCTCACGGCGTCTCCGCGGCCACTGTCGGTGTTTCAGCTCTCGCTCACGATCTCTTCAACTTCGAGATCACTTCCCAA GTTCCTGAAGGACTTGGGAGGTATGTTGTGTCATCAAGAAAAGCTCAAGCAAACTG GTATAGAAAAATACTTGAGGCATGGAAGCAAGCAAAACCTCCACCACAGACGGCAGAGGATGCTTCTCGGCTTGTTATTGAGATCTTGAAAAGGCATCAGAATGCAGATGTTGAG GGACTGTTGTCTTTCTATGGACTCCCTTTGCCTGACACTCTCGTTGAGCTCTCTACTGAACCTCCTCCTGGTTCTTGGCCTGAAGGAGTTCTCTCTGAGTTTCAAACTCTTCCGGTTGATCCAAAAGCTGTGGCGGATGGAGACACCATCACAGTTTATGTCTCTACTTCAGACCCGGTTGTGTCATCTTCTGTGCCAAGGGAAGTGAATGTTGCAGCGGTTAAAAGAGCAAAGGCACGTGAGAGGAAAGATTACACCAAAGCGGATGCGCTTCACCAGAAGATGATTGATTCTGGTTACAGAGTGCTAAACATTCAGAATGAAGAAGTGCTTGCTCGCAAGTTCAGAATTAGACTAAG GGGAATAGATGCACCAGAAAGCCAGATGCCGTATGGGAAAGAGGCACAAGAAGAGCTGCTCAAGATTGTTCAATGGAAAAGCTTGAAGGTGTTGGTTTATGGAGAAGATCGGTATGGGAGGTGTGTTGGAGATTTATACTGCAACGGAGTTTTTGTTCAG GAGGCAATGCTAAAGAAAGGTCTTGCTTGGCATTATGTAGCTTATGACAAACGCGTGGTTCTTGCAGAG TGGGAGAAAGAAGCAAGGCAGAAGCGTATTGGCTTGTGGGCTTCTTCAAATCCTGAAAAGCCATGGGACTGGAGAAAGAACAACAGGCGTGAGTAA